The Onychomys torridus chromosome 4, mOncTor1.1, whole genome shotgun sequence genome includes a window with the following:
- the Il1f10 gene encoding interleukin-1 family member 10, protein MCSLPMARYYIIKDAHQKVLYTRNGQLLVGDPDSDNCSPEKICILPNRGLDRSKVPIFLGIQGGSCCLACVETREGPSLRLEDVSIEDLYKGGEQTTRFTFFQRSLGSAFRLEAAACPGWFLCGPVEPQQPVQLTKDSEPSTRTEFYFEQSR, encoded by the exons ATGTGCTCCCTTCCCATGGCAAGATACTATAT AATCAAAGATGCGCATCAAAAGGTTTTGTACACACGGAATGGCCAGCTCCTGGTGGGGGACCCTGATTCAGACAACTGTAGCCCAG AGAAGATCTGTATCCTTCCTAACCGAGGCCTGGACCGCTCCAAGGTGCCCATCTTCCTGGGGATCCAGGGAGGAAGTTGCTGCCTGGCATGTGTTGAGACAAGAGAGGGGCCATCCCTGAGGCTGGAG GATGTGAGCATCGAGGACCTATACAAGGGCGGTGAACAAACCACCCGTTTCACCTTTTTCCAGAGAAGCTTGGGCTCTGCCTTCAGGCTCGAGGCTGCTGCTTGCCCTGGCTGGTTCCTCTGTGGCCCAGTTGAGCCCCAGCAGCCAGTGCAGCTTACCAAAGACAGTGAACCCTCTACCCGTACTGAGTTCTACTTTGAACAGAGTCGGTAA
- the Il36rn gene encoding interleukin-36 receptor antagonist protein, protein MVLSGALCFRMKDSALKVLYLHDNQLLAGGLHAGKVVKGEEISVVPNRALDASLSPVILGVQGGSQCLSCGTEKEPTLKLEPVNIMELYLGTKESKSFTFYRRDMGLTSSFESAAYPGWFLCTAPEADQPVRLTQIPEDAAWDAPITDFYFQQCD, encoded by the exons ATGGTCCTGAGTGGGGCACTGTGCTTCCG AATGAAAGATTCAGCCTTGAAGGTACTTTACCTGCACGATAACCAGCTGCTGGCTGGAGGGCTGCATGCGGGGAAGGTCGTGAAAG GTGAGGAGATTAGTGTCGTCCCAAATCGGGCACTGGATGCCAGTCTGTCCCCTGTCATCCTGGGTGTTCAGGGAGGAAGCCAGTGCCTGtcctgtgggacagagaaagagccAACTCTGAAACTTGAG CCAGTGAACATTATGGAGCTTTACCTCGGGACTAAGGAATCCAAGAGCTTCACCTTCTACCGGCGGGATATGGGCCTCACCTCCAGCTTCGAGTCAGCTGCCTACCCCGGCTGGTTCCTCTGCACTGCACCCGAAGCTGACCAGCCTGTCAGGCTCACCCAGATCCCTGAGGACGCCGCCTGGGACGCTCCCATCACGGACTTCTACTTTCAGCAGTGTGACTAG